One genomic segment of Vibrio agarivorans includes these proteins:
- a CDS encoding sugar-binding transcriptional regulator, with translation MSIPEQSNTDLLTEVAVAYYQDGATQEEISKKFAVSRAKVGRMLKMARDEGIVEITVKYHPVFSAKIEQRLIERFGIKRALIALDQPSEDKQRDLVAGLVSSYLDATLKNGMVVTVGQGRNVSSIAHHIGVNTQKDCKFVCGIGGIHPKGGMFNADHICRQFAKKYGGSSETLYAPAYAENKEQKNAFLQNSTIKQTLDIARKADVALVGVGDMSENSYMVDLGWFTPEEVVQSRLHQGVVGDFAGYDFFTIDGQIADTVMNDRVIGLGIEEYTPISEVIAIAAENSKPLAMLGALRTGAIDVIATSVSNALTVLNLDEQMK, from the coding sequence ATGTCGATACCTGAACAGAGTAATACCGATCTTCTTACCGAGGTAGCCGTCGCTTACTACCAAGACGGAGCGACTCAGGAAGAGATCTCGAAAAAATTTGCCGTATCGCGTGCCAAAGTCGGACGGATGCTAAAGATGGCGAGGGACGAGGGGATTGTCGAGATAACGGTGAAATACCACCCGGTGTTTAGTGCCAAGATTGAGCAAAGGCTGATCGAAAGGTTTGGCATTAAGCGAGCACTGATCGCGTTGGATCAACCCTCAGAGGACAAGCAACGAGATTTAGTTGCAGGTCTTGTGTCGAGTTATCTAGATGCAACGTTGAAGAATGGCATGGTGGTTACCGTTGGACAAGGGCGTAACGTTTCTTCTATTGCACATCATATTGGTGTGAATACACAAAAAGATTGCAAGTTCGTTTGTGGCATTGGCGGAATCCACCCAAAAGGGGGGATGTTCAATGCAGACCATATCTGCCGACAGTTCGCCAAGAAATATGGCGGCAGTTCAGAGACGCTTTACGCGCCGGCTTATGCAGAGAACAAAGAGCAGAAGAACGCATTTTTGCAGAACTCCACCATTAAGCAAACGTTAGATATTGCACGCAAAGCAGACGTAGCGTTAGTCGGTGTTGGTGATATGAGTGAGAATAGCTACATGGTAGACCTCGGTTGGTTTACGCCAGAAGAAGTGGTGCAATCGCGTTTACATCAGGGGGTAGTTGGGGATTTTGCAGGTTATGACTTTTTCACTATCGACGGTCAAATAGCCGACACAGTGATGAATGATCGCGTGATAGGGCTTGGAATCGAAGAATACACACCAATTTCCGAGGTCATTGCGATCGCAGCTGAAAATAGCAAACCTCTCGCAATGCTTGGTGCATTAAGAACTGGCGCTATTGATGTGATAGCCACAAGTGTGAGTAACGCACTGACGGTATTAAATCTTGATGAGCAGATGAAGTAA
- the trmY gene encoding tRNA (pseudouridine(54)-N(1))-methyltransferase TrmY has product MNKAFVIRARAASTDHQTFLEGVGADAHSEILAHVLMNSVFTAQSHRDDVTVYLVLESTSDFSRTLCFHSSQLRNIGGFHESALISMIVEALKASIGMKKEESRNVMEGLSVETISFEKLVQRLAEDYTLYLLDKKGTDIRDEPFEGDPCFILTDHIPMPKKSWNSLKRLGAQKVSLGPQMLFASQCIVLIHNEFDRRG; this is encoded by the coding sequence ATGAACAAAGCCTTTGTTATCCGTGCTCGAGCGGCTTCGACTGACCATCAAACTTTCCTAGAGGGTGTAGGCGCAGATGCCCACTCCGAGATTCTCGCTCATGTATTGATGAATTCAGTATTTACCGCTCAATCTCATCGCGATGATGTCACAGTGTATCTGGTTTTAGAAAGCACGTCAGACTTCTCAAGAACATTGTGTTTTCACTCCTCTCAACTGCGTAATATTGGCGGCTTTCATGAGTCAGCTTTGATATCGATGATTGTTGAAGCACTGAAAGCTTCTATCGGCATGAAAAAAGAAGAGTCACGTAATGTGATGGAAGGCTTAAGTGTCGAAACCATCAGCTTTGAAAAACTGGTGCAGCGCCTAGCAGAAGATTACACGCTTTACTTACTCGATAAAAAAGGGACCGACATTCGTGATGAACCATTTGAAGGTGACCCTTGCTTCATTTTAACTGACCACATACCGATGCCAAAGAAAAGCTGGAATAGCCTGAAGCGTTTAGGTGCTCAAAAGGTCAGCCTTGGACCGCAAATGCTATTCGCTTCTCAATGTATTGTGCTGATACATAATGAATTTGATCGACGCGGGTAG
- a CDS encoding sulfurtransferase yields MTFPLVCTKWLYDNLDNPDVVVLDSSIDFQIPAETEKDKTNVIPGSLRFDYDTVFCDVESSLPHMMPSEQRFNEQAQALGLDNDSIIVVYDNSGTFASPRAYWMFKAMGHEKVFILDGGLTEWKRAGYPVVQYYRNMAKSDNFTGRLIPHYFVDADTVENEINNSSSQTVDARGLARFMAQTPEPREGVRSGHIPNSLCLPFATLMDSHKLKPQNELQAILETALECDKARYLFSCGSGVTACIVAVAAEICGYKNLSVYDGSWTEWGQEHHRPIATPTK; encoded by the coding sequence ATGACATTCCCACTCGTTTGTACAAAATGGCTTTATGACAATCTAGATAATCCTGATGTGGTCGTTCTTGATAGCAGTATCGATTTTCAGATTCCAGCGGAAACTGAAAAAGACAAAACCAATGTGATTCCCGGCAGCTTAAGGTTCGACTACGACACAGTGTTTTGTGATGTTGAGTCTTCATTACCGCATATGATGCCATCTGAGCAGAGATTCAATGAGCAAGCACAGGCACTAGGCTTAGACAATGACTCGATTATTGTGGTTTACGACAACTCCGGTACCTTTGCTTCTCCTCGCGCGTATTGGATGTTTAAAGCAATGGGACATGAGAAGGTCTTTATATTGGATGGTGGCCTAACCGAATGGAAACGTGCGGGTTATCCTGTTGTTCAGTATTATCGTAATATGGCGAAATCGGACAACTTTACGGGTCGCTTAATTCCACACTACTTTGTTGATGCGGATACCGTTGAAAACGAGATTAACAATAGCTCAAGCCAGACAGTCGATGCACGCGGCCTTGCTAGATTTATGGCGCAGACTCCTGAACCTCGAGAAGGTGTGCGCAGCGGACATATTCCGAATTCACTCTGTTTGCCGTTTGCAACGCTCATGGATAGTCACAAACTCAAGCCACAAAATGAGCTTCAGGCAATTCTTGAAACGGCTCTTGAGTGCGACAAAGCGCGCTATCTATTCTCGTGTGGTTCTGGCGTCACCGCATGCATTGTTGCGGTTGCTGCCGAGATTTGCGGTTATAAAAACCTGTCTGTTTATGATGGTTCATGGACGGAATGGGGGCAAGAACATCACAGGCCGATTGCCACTCCAACAAAATAG
- the moeB gene encoding molybdopterin-synthase adenylyltransferase MoeB: protein MDILSNQEMMRYNRQIVLRDFDFDGQEALKQSSILVLGAGGLGCASTQYLATAGVGKLTLIDDDVVELSNLQRQVLHHDDDIGRAKVDSAAQSLRQLNPHITVGTINGRLNDDELNALVESHDLVLDASDNVETRNQLNRLCFQHKTPLISGAAIRMEGQVSVFTYQDESQPCYQCLSALFGDTALSCVEAGVMAPVVGIIGAVQAMEAIKVLADYGQPKQGKILMLDALSLSWREMNLMKMPNCPTCS from the coding sequence GTGGATATTCTTTCTAATCAAGAGATGATGCGTTATAACCGTCAGATCGTGTTACGAGACTTTGATTTTGATGGTCAAGAGGCGCTAAAACAGAGTTCGATATTAGTTTTAGGTGCGGGAGGCCTTGGTTGTGCATCGACACAGTATCTCGCCACTGCTGGTGTTGGAAAACTAACATTGATTGATGATGACGTTGTGGAGTTATCAAATCTGCAACGTCAGGTTCTCCATCATGATGATGATATTGGCCGAGCCAAAGTTGATTCAGCTGCGCAATCTTTGAGACAACTCAACCCGCACATTACAGTCGGTACCATTAATGGTCGTCTAAATGATGATGAGCTTAACGCGCTAGTTGAATCTCATGATCTCGTGCTCGATGCTTCGGATAATGTTGAGACACGCAATCAACTCAATCGATTGTGCTTTCAACACAAAACACCTTTGATTTCCGGGGCGGCAATCCGCATGGAAGGCCAGGTCAGCGTATTTACTTATCAAGATGAATCTCAACCATGTTACCAATGTTTGAGTGCACTGTTTGGTGATACCGCTCTAAGCTGTGTTGAAGCGGGCGTTATGGCTCCCGTTGTCGGCATCATTGGTGCCGTTCAGGCGATGGAAGCGATTAAAGTGCTTGCCGACTACGGTCAGCCGAAACAAGGAAAAATCTTAATGCTTGATGCATTAAGTCTCTCATGGCGTGAGATGAATTTGATGAAAATGCCAAACTGCCCAACATGCAGTTAG
- the moeA gene encoding molybdopterin molybdotransferase MoeA has protein sequence MGCCDAPGLMPIEDALFKMLEPVSPIATTLSLPLPEALGYVLAEEITSPIFVPPFDNSAMDGYAIRLQDLSSTDTLPMAGKSFAGQPFEGDWPQGTCIRIMTGAKIPLGCDAVIMQEQTKVLESGVQFLVDNVKPNQNIRPTGDDIQQGAQVLPKGARLTPRDIPMIASLGIAKVTVYRKPTVAFFSTGDELRPLGEPLKSGDIYDSNRYGIAALIENFGCEAIDLGIIPDCPETLKATFEKAQAVADVVVTSGGVSVGEADYTKDILEELGQIGFWKLAIKPGKPFAFGQLESALFCGLPGNPVSAMLTMYVLVQPLLAKLGGCSEWKPEPMIPAITKQGFNKSPGRTDYQRGIYSIENGQFVVESTGNQSSGAFRSMSLANCFVVLERERGRVEAGETVQIQLFNNTLY, from the coding sequence ATGGGATGCTGTGATGCCCCTGGCCTTATGCCAATCGAAGATGCTCTATTCAAAATGCTTGAGCCTGTGAGTCCAATTGCAACAACCTTGAGCTTGCCGCTTCCAGAAGCGTTAGGTTATGTATTAGCAGAAGAAATCACCTCTCCTATCTTTGTCCCTCCTTTTGATAACTCCGCGATGGATGGCTACGCTATTCGTTTACAAGATTTATCCAGCACAGATACGCTGCCAATGGCGGGTAAATCCTTTGCAGGCCAACCTTTTGAGGGTGATTGGCCACAAGGAACCTGTATTCGTATTATGACTGGGGCAAAAATTCCGCTTGGTTGTGATGCCGTCATTATGCAAGAGCAAACGAAAGTGCTTGAGAGCGGCGTCCAGTTCCTTGTTGATAACGTAAAACCGAACCAGAATATTCGCCCAACGGGTGATGATATTCAGCAAGGGGCGCAAGTTCTGCCGAAAGGGGCTCGTTTAACTCCACGCGATATTCCTATGATAGCTTCGCTGGGCATTGCAAAAGTGACAGTGTATCGCAAGCCTACCGTTGCGTTTTTCTCTACGGGTGATGAGCTTAGACCGCTCGGCGAGCCTTTGAAGTCGGGTGATATCTACGATAGCAATCGTTATGGCATTGCGGCGCTCATTGAAAACTTTGGCTGCGAGGCTATAGACTTAGGCATTATTCCTGACTGCCCTGAGACGCTAAAAGCAACATTTGAGAAAGCACAAGCTGTGGCGGACGTTGTGGTTACGTCTGGCGGAGTGAGTGTTGGTGAAGCGGACTACACCAAAGATATTCTTGAAGAGCTTGGGCAAATTGGCTTTTGGAAATTAGCTATCAAACCGGGTAAACCCTTTGCTTTCGGTCAGCTAGAGTCTGCTCTATTCTGCGGCCTGCCAGGCAATCCTGTTTCAGCTATGCTTACCATGTATGTTTTGGTTCAACCACTATTAGCAAAACTTGGTGGCTGCTCTGAATGGAAACCAGAGCCAATGATTCCAGCAATAACCAAACAGGGCTTTAATAAATCACCAGGTCGCACAGACTATCAGCGCGGGATCTACAGTATTGAAAACGGTCAGTTCGTTGTGGAGTCGACTGGCAACCAGAGCTCTGGTGCGTTTCGTTCAATGAGTCTAGCCAACTGCTTTGTGGTTTTAGAACGAGAGCGCGGTCGTGTTGAAGCGGGCGAAACTGTTCAAATTCAACTGTTCAATAATACCCTCTATTAA
- the folE gene encoding GTP cyclohydrolase I FolE codes for MTGLSESAKLVKAALEERGLETPMSANSYSRDEKKEKIQHHMREILSLLELDLTDDSLEETPQRIAKMYVDEIFSGLDYQNFPKITVIENKMNVSEMVRVKDITLTSTCEHHLVTIDGKAAVAYIPRGKIIGLSKINRIVRFFAQRPQVQERMTQQILVALQTLLESDDVAVTMDATHYCVKSRGVMDATSVTTTTALGGIFKSNPATRHEFLHGLR; via the coding sequence ATGACAGGTCTTAGTGAGTCGGCAAAACTCGTAAAAGCAGCGCTCGAAGAGAGAGGGCTAGAAACACCCATGAGTGCCAATTCTTATAGCCGTGATGAGAAGAAAGAGAAAATTCAACATCACATGCGCGAGATTTTGTCTCTGCTAGAACTTGATTTAACCGATGACTCTTTGGAAGAAACGCCTCAACGAATTGCGAAAATGTACGTTGATGAGATCTTCTCTGGTCTTGATTACCAAAACTTTCCTAAGATCACTGTGATTGAAAACAAGATGAATGTGAGTGAGATGGTGCGTGTGAAAGACATTACGCTGACCAGCACGTGTGAGCATCACCTTGTGACCATCGATGGCAAAGCGGCTGTTGCGTACATTCCGCGTGGTAAAATCATAGGCCTTTCAAAAATCAATCGTATCGTTCGCTTCTTTGCACAACGCCCTCAAGTTCAAGAGCGCATGACCCAACAGATCTTAGTGGCGCTGCAAACGCTACTTGAATCAGATGATGTTGCCGTCACCATGGATGCGACACACTACTGTGTGAAATCACGCGGCGTTATGGATGCAACAAGCGTAACGACGACGACAGCGCTTGGGGGCATTTTTAAATCCAACCCAGCGACTAGACACGAATTTTTACACGGTTTGCGTTAA
- the dbpA gene encoding ATP-dependent RNA helicase DbpA has protein sequence MSTSFKTLNLRPELLETLDTLGYTDMTPIQQQALPKVLEGKDVIGQGKTGSGKTATFSLGLLTNLNVKRFRVQTLVLCPTRELADQVATEIRTLARGIHNIKVLTLCGGMPMGPQIGSLEHGAHILVGTPGRILDHLSKGRINLSELNTLVLDEADRMLDMGFEDAIDAIIEQAPSERQTLLFSATFPENIETLSGKVLKDPEMVKVESTHQGSTIEQRFYRLDTTQERDDALEALLLTHKPESSVVFCNTKKEVQNVTDELMHRGFSVIELHGDMEQRERERALTMFANKSISVLVATDVAARGLDVDNLDAVFNFELSRDPEVHVHRIGRTGRAGSKGCAYSFYSEKEEYRVARIDEYMDIAITPSQLPEKPVERPFYPKMQTIQILGGKKQKVRAGDILGALTKQAGIEGKRIGKINILAMVSYVAVEHDVVKPALKQLQNGKMKGRQFKARVMKSGV, from the coding sequence TTGAGTACTTCATTCAAAACGCTAAATCTACGCCCCGAGCTGTTAGAGACGCTAGACACTCTAGGCTATACCGATATGACCCCAATCCAACAACAAGCATTACCGAAAGTTTTGGAAGGCAAAGACGTGATTGGCCAAGGTAAAACAGGCTCTGGTAAAACCGCGACGTTTTCACTAGGGTTGCTAACAAACCTCAACGTAAAACGTTTTCGCGTGCAAACATTGGTACTTTGCCCAACTCGTGAGTTGGCGGATCAAGTGGCCACTGAAATCCGAACCCTTGCTCGTGGTATCCACAACATCAAAGTATTAACTCTATGTGGCGGTATGCCAATGGGACCACAGATTGGCTCATTGGAGCATGGTGCGCACATTCTTGTGGGAACACCGGGGCGTATTCTTGACCACTTGTCAAAAGGGCGTATCAACTTATCAGAACTCAACACTTTGGTGCTTGATGAAGCCGACCGAATGCTTGATATGGGCTTTGAAGACGCGATCGATGCCATCATTGAACAAGCGCCTAGTGAGCGACAAACACTGCTATTTAGCGCTACGTTCCCAGAGAATATCGAGACACTTTCCGGTAAGGTGTTAAAAGATCCTGAAATGGTGAAAGTTGAATCAACACACCAAGGCTCAACCATTGAACAGCGTTTCTATCGTTTAGATACGACTCAAGAGCGTGATGACGCGCTTGAAGCGCTATTGTTGACTCACAAGCCTGAATCATCCGTTGTATTCTGTAATACCAAAAAAGAAGTACAAAATGTGACGGATGAGTTGATGCACCGTGGCTTCAGTGTGATTGAACTTCACGGTGATATGGAACAGCGTGAGCGTGAGCGCGCTTTGACCATGTTTGCTAACAAGAGTATCTCTGTGCTGGTGGCGACCGATGTTGCTGCGCGTGGTCTTGACGTTGATAATCTAGATGCCGTGTTCAACTTTGAACTGTCGCGTGACCCTGAAGTACACGTTCACCGAATCGGTCGCACAGGCCGCGCTGGCTCAAAAGGCTGTGCCTACAGCTTCTACAGTGAAAAAGAGGAGTATCGCGTTGCTCGTATTGACGAATACATGGATATCGCGATCACTCCTTCACAATTGCCAGAAAAGCCAGTTGAACGTCCATTCTATCCAAAAATGCAGACGATTCAGATCCTCGGCGGTAAGAAGCAAAAAGTTCGCGCGGGTGACATCTTAGGCGCTTTGACTAAACAAGCGGGTATTGAGGGTAAACGTATCGGCAAGATTAATATCCTAGCAATGGTCTCTTACGTTGCTGTTGAACATGACGTTGTAAAACCAGCCCTCAAACAGCTGCAAAATGGCAAGATGAAAGGGCGTCAGTTTAAAGCGCGAGTTATGAAATCTGGTGTTTAA